One segment of Streptomyces sp. XD-27 DNA contains the following:
- a CDS encoding ATP-binding protein, whose protein sequence is MISLPSRHCTVELQALPARIGQVRRIVSAQLRYWHIDALIDPAALCVTELLTNVHRHAEPDKQCTVEIVLMLDRLTVSVRDRDPRLPRVCEADPVSTHGRGLTMVAAVSESWGMHAGDDGSGKVVWFTLAAPRGLTTGTSPLAAHGAGRAPAAERRAAAPPDRRGGTRPGPVAAARERTAVRSAVSG, encoded by the coding sequence GTGATCAGTCTTCCTAGCAGGCATTGCACGGTGGAGTTGCAGGCTCTGCCGGCGCGGATCGGCCAGGTCCGCAGAATCGTCTCGGCGCAGCTGCGCTACTGGCACATCGACGCGCTCATCGACCCGGCGGCGCTGTGCGTCACCGAACTGCTGACCAACGTGCACCGGCATGCGGAGCCGGACAAGCAGTGCACGGTGGAGATCGTTCTCATGCTGGACCGGCTCACGGTCTCGGTGCGCGACCGGGACCCACGGCTGCCGCGGGTGTGCGAGGCGGACCCGGTGAGCACCCATGGTCGCGGGCTGACCATGGTGGCCGCCGTCAGCGAGAGCTGGGGCATGCACGCCGGGGACGACGGCAGCGGGAAGGTCGTGTGGTTCACGCTCGCCGCGCCGCGGGGGCTCACCACTGGCACGTCCCCGCTCGCGGCGCACGGCGCGGGGCGCGCGCCCGCCGCCGAGCGTCGCGCGGCGGCCCCGCCGGACCGCAGGGGCGGCACGCGACCGGGGCCGGTGGCCGCCGCACGCGAGCGCACGGCGGTCCGGTCGGCCGTCTCGGGCTGA
- a CDS encoding DeoR/GlpR family DNA-binding transcription regulator, with product MSDNQNLLAEQRRALILDEVRRRGGVRVNELTRKLNVSDMTVRRDLDALARLGVVEKVHGGAVPVAEASTYEPGFEAKSALELSAKEDIARAAAAMAAPGSAIALAGGTTAYALAQRLLEVPDLTVVTNSVRVADVFYAAQRSAAGGGAGAARPGAATVVLTGGVRTPSDTLVGPVADAAIRSLHFDVLFLGVHGISVEAGLSTPNLAEAETNRHFVRSARRVVVVADHTKWGTVGLSSFASLDEVDALVTDAGLPARERAEIAEHLPELIVAGEPSDDGQP from the coding sequence GTGAGTGACAACCAGAACCTCCTCGCGGAGCAGCGGCGTGCTCTGATCCTCGACGAGGTCAGGCGGCGCGGCGGGGTGCGGGTCAACGAACTCACGCGCAAGCTGAACGTGTCGGACATGACGGTCCGTCGCGATCTGGACGCCCTCGCCCGGCTGGGTGTGGTGGAGAAGGTGCACGGCGGTGCGGTGCCGGTCGCGGAGGCGAGCACCTACGAGCCCGGGTTCGAGGCGAAGTCGGCGCTGGAGCTGAGCGCGAAGGAGGACATCGCGCGGGCCGCGGCGGCGATGGCGGCGCCCGGCAGCGCGATCGCCCTCGCGGGCGGGACGACCGCGTACGCGCTGGCCCAGCGGCTGCTGGAGGTTCCGGATCTGACGGTCGTGACGAACTCGGTCCGGGTCGCCGACGTCTTCTACGCGGCGCAGCGCTCGGCCGCGGGCGGCGGCGCGGGCGCGGCGCGCCCGGGGGCGGCGACGGTGGTGCTGACGGGCGGGGTGCGGACGCCGTCGGACACCCTGGTGGGTCCGGTCGCGGACGCCGCGATCCGTTCCCTGCACTTCGATGTGCTGTTCCTCGGGGTGCACGGGATATCGGTCGAGGCGGGGCTGTCGACGCCGAACCTGGCGGAGGCGGAGACCAACCGCCATTTCGTGCGGTCGGCGCGGCGGGTCGTGGTGGTGGCGGACCACACCAAATGGGGCACGGTGGGCCTGAGTTCCTTCGCCTCGCTGGACGAGGTGGACGCGCTCGTGACGGACGCGGGCCTGCCCGCGCGGGAGCGGGCGGAGATCGCGGAGCACCTGCCGGAGCTGATCGTGGCGGGCGAGCCGTCGGACGACGGGCAGCCGTAG
- a CDS encoding phosphotriesterase, whose translation MVNAAAIRTVLGDIPPAELGVCDAHDHLFLRSPLLPGQELDNASAAADELRAFRGLGGGSVVQWTPYGMGRGAGALAGLARATGVHVVAATGLHQAVHYPPRLLDDVRDRLADLFTEELTRGIGGDGPRAGLIKVAGGFHGLDAHARHTMTAAARAHHRTGAPIGVHLELGTGAWDVLDLLCGELGVPPRRVLLGHLNRSPDPTDHRRLAETGAYLAFDGPSRAHHATDWRLPEALAALADAGYADRLLLGGDTTTAAARAATGGGPGMPYLLRRLRPRLAADLGEELVERILVGNPARAFAVEWRAPSDQPAG comes from the coding sequence CTGGTGAACGCCGCCGCCATCCGTACCGTCCTCGGCGACATCCCGCCCGCCGAGCTCGGCGTCTGCGACGCCCACGACCACCTGTTCCTCCGCAGCCCGCTGCTCCCGGGGCAGGAGCTGGACAACGCGTCGGCCGCCGCCGACGAACTGCGCGCGTTCCGCGGGCTGGGCGGCGGATCCGTCGTGCAGTGGACGCCGTACGGCATGGGGCGCGGGGCCGGGGCCCTCGCCGGGCTGGCCCGCGCCACCGGCGTCCACGTCGTCGCCGCCACCGGACTGCACCAGGCGGTGCACTACCCGCCGCGGCTGCTCGACGACGTACGGGACCGGCTCGCGGACCTGTTCACCGAGGAGCTGACGCGCGGCATCGGCGGGGACGGGCCCCGGGCCGGGCTGATCAAGGTGGCCGGCGGCTTCCACGGGCTCGACGCGCACGCCCGGCACACGATGACCGCCGCAGCGCGGGCCCACCACCGCACGGGGGCGCCCATCGGGGTGCATCTGGAGCTGGGGACGGGCGCTTGGGACGTGCTCGACCTGCTGTGCGGGGAGTTGGGGGTACCGCCGCGGCGGGTGCTGCTGGGCCATCTGAACCGCTCGCCGGATCCGACCGACCATCGACGGCTCGCCGAGACGGGCGCGTACCTGGCCTTCGACGGGCCGTCACGCGCCCACCACGCCACGGACTGGCGGCTGCCGGAGGCACTGGCCGCGCTCGCGGACGCCGGGTACGCGGACCGGCTGCTGCTGGGCGGCGACACCACGACCGCCGCGGCCCGGGCGGCTACCGGCGGCGGCCCCGGCATGCCGTACCTGCTGCGGCGGCTGCGCCCGCGGCTCGCCGCCGACCTGGGCGAGGAGTTGGTGGAGCGGATCCTCGTCGGCAACCCGGCTCGGGCGTTCGCGGTCGAGTGGCGGGCGCCGAGCGATCAGCCCGCGGGCTGA
- a CDS encoding PLP-dependent cysteine synthase family protein codes for MNGAGTTQQAIMGTIDVDRSDTAYRDWLKEAVRKVQADANRSADTHLLRFPLPEQWGIDLYLKDESTHPTGSLKHRLARSLFLYGLCNGWIRPGKPVIEASSGSTAVSEAYFAKLIGVPFIAVMPRTTSREKCRLIEFHGGRCHFVDDSRRMYEVAAALAAETGGHYVDQFTYAERATDWRGNNNIAESIYQQLRLERFPEPAWIVATAGTGGTSATIARYVHYMSFDTRVCVADPENSCFFDGWVNDDPDATSDCGSRIEGIGRPRMEPSFIPGAIDRMMKVPDAASVAAVRALEGAIGRKAGGSTGTGLWSALRIVAEMVAESRTGSVVTLLCDPGDRYLDKYYSDAWLAEQGLDITPYAMAIEGFLATGKWSS; via the coding sequence ATGAACGGCGCGGGCACCACACAGCAGGCGATCATGGGCACCATCGACGTGGACCGGAGTGACACCGCTTATCGGGACTGGCTGAAAGAAGCCGTCCGAAAGGTCCAGGCCGACGCCAATCGCTCGGCCGACACCCACCTGCTGCGCTTTCCGCTGCCCGAGCAGTGGGGCATCGACCTGTACCTGAAGGACGAGTCCACCCACCCCACCGGCAGCCTCAAGCACCGGCTGGCCCGCTCGCTGTTCCTGTACGGGCTGTGCAACGGGTGGATCAGGCCCGGCAAGCCCGTCATCGAGGCGTCCAGCGGGTCCACCGCGGTCTCCGAGGCGTACTTCGCCAAGCTGATCGGGGTGCCGTTCATCGCCGTGATGCCGCGCACCACCAGCCGCGAGAAGTGCCGCCTGATCGAGTTCCACGGCGGCCGCTGCCACTTCGTGGACGACTCCCGGCGGATGTACGAGGTGGCCGCGGCGCTCGCGGCGGAGACCGGCGGCCACTACGTCGACCAGTTCACCTATGCCGAGCGCGCCACCGACTGGCGGGGCAACAACAACATCGCCGAGTCGATCTACCAGCAGCTGCGGCTGGAGCGGTTCCCCGAGCCTGCGTGGATCGTCGCGACCGCGGGCACCGGCGGCACCTCCGCGACGATCGCCCGCTACGTCCACTACATGAGTTTCGACACCCGGGTCTGCGTCGCGGACCCCGAGAACTCCTGCTTCTTCGACGGCTGGGTGAACGACGACCCGGACGCCACCAGTGACTGCGGCTCGCGGATCGAGGGCATCGGCCGACCGCGGATGGAGCCGAGCTTCATACCGGGCGCGATCGACCGGATGATGAAGGTGCCGGACGCGGCGAGCGTTGCGGCGGTGCGCGCGCTGGAGGGCGCCATCGGCCGCAAGGCGGGCGGCTCGACCGGCACGGGGCTGTGGAGCGCGCTGCGGATCGTCGCGGAGATGGTGGCCGAGTCACGTACGGGCAGCGTGGTCACCCTGCTGTGCGACCCGGGCGACCGCTACCTGGACAAGTACTACTCCGACGCCTGGCTGGCGGAGCAGGGGCTGGACATCACGCCGTACGCGATGGCGATCGAGGGCTTCCTGGCGACGGGGAAGTGGTCGAGCTGA
- a CDS encoding SRPBCC family protein, giving the protein MTRRLRPVGLDFLGAAPLRLVFHAEVAAAPDAVFHQLRTTADWPRWFAAVAEARPVDGGRGREVRLRGGTRFAETVLAAEPAERYAYRVDATNAPGLRALLEEWRLTPSGNGAGTRVRYTFAVDAPAPLRWAMTLGRAGVGRAFRRAMRALDRRVASAGR; this is encoded by the coding sequence ATGACACGCCGCCTGCGCCCCGTCGGGCTCGACTTCCTCGGGGCCGCCCCGTTGCGGCTGGTCTTCCATGCCGAGGTGGCGGCCGCCCCCGACGCCGTCTTCCACCAACTGCGAACCACCGCGGACTGGCCGCGGTGGTTCGCCGCCGTCGCCGAGGCGCGCCCGGTGGACGGCGGGCGGGGCCGGGAGGTCCGGCTGCGGGGCGGCACCCGGTTCGCCGAGACGGTCCTGGCGGCCGAGCCCGCCGAGCGGTACGCGTACCGGGTGGACGCGACCAACGCCCCGGGGCTGCGGGCCCTGCTGGAGGAGTGGCGGCTGACGCCGTCCGGCAACGGAGCCGGCACCCGGGTCCGGTACACCTTCGCGGTGGACGCCCCGGCGCCGCTGCGGTGGGCGATGACACTGGGCCGGGCGGGCGTGGGGCGCGCGTTCCGGCGCGCGATGCGGGCCCTGGACCGCCGCGTGGCGTCCGCCGGGCGCTAG
- a CDS encoding PPOX class F420-dependent oxidoreductase encodes MVPHEIARSAYVSLVTYRRDGTPVPTPVWAVAAGDTLLVWTGADSWKVRRLRNDPRVTVTPCGFRGRAVRGAAAVPATGRVLADPAGVARVHAAMARKYRWRFRMVDRAHKLLFRGRLRHVGIAVTFRPADQPAG; translated from the coding sequence CGAGATCGCCCGCAGCGCGTACGTCAGCCTGGTCACCTACCGCCGCGACGGCACCCCCGTGCCCACCCCTGTCTGGGCGGTGGCGGCCGGGGACACGCTGCTCGTCTGGACAGGGGCGGACAGCTGGAAGGTCAGGCGGCTGCGCAACGACCCCCGGGTCACCGTCACCCCGTGCGGCTTTCGCGGCCGCGCCGTGCGCGGGGCCGCGGCGGTGCCCGCGACCGGCCGGGTGCTGGCGGACCCGGCCGGGGTGGCCCGGGTGCACGCGGCGATGGCCCGCAAGTACCGGTGGCGGTTCCGGATGGTGGACCGCGCCCACAAGCTGCTGTTCCGGGGCCGGCTCCGGCACGTCGGCATCGCCGTCACCTTCCGGCCCGCCGATCAGCCCGCGGGCTGA
- a CDS encoding DUF4865 family protein, producing the protein MHAMQYRITLPADYDMEIIRRRVATRGHLLDDFPGLGLKAYGIRERGVDGSPVNAYAPFYLWASPEAMNRFLWGAGFRGLVEDFGRPTVEHWQGLAFERGPAADRAPRTATRRAEPVPPGADPATAVERALAETGERARTEGVHSTALAIDPRHWELLHFTLWRDDAPEAAGDRFQVLHLSAPHLDALPQGRHW; encoded by the coding sequence GTGCACGCCATGCAGTACCGCATCACCCTGCCCGCCGACTACGACATGGAGATCATCCGCCGCCGGGTGGCGACGCGGGGACACCTGCTGGACGACTTCCCCGGGCTCGGGCTCAAGGCGTACGGCATCCGCGAGCGGGGCGTCGACGGCTCGCCGGTGAACGCCTACGCGCCGTTCTATCTGTGGGCCTCCCCCGAGGCCATGAACCGCTTCCTGTGGGGCGCCGGGTTCCGCGGCCTCGTCGAGGACTTCGGCCGTCCCACCGTCGAGCACTGGCAGGGGCTGGCCTTCGAACGCGGCCCGGCCGCGGACCGCGCGCCGCGCACCGCCACCCGCCGCGCCGAGCCCGTCCCGCCCGGCGCCGATCCGGCCACCGCCGTGGAGCGGGCGCTGGCGGAGACCGGCGAACGCGCCCGCACGGAAGGGGTCCACTCGACGGCTCTGGCGATCGACCCGCGGCACTGGGAGCTGCTGCACTTCACCCTCTGGCGGGACGACGCGCCCGAGGCGGCGGGCGACCGCTTCCAGGTGCTGCACCTGTCCGCCCCGCATCTCGACGCGCTGCCGCAGGGGCGGCACTGGTGA